The region CATTTTTGGTCTTCGCCATCGGCGTGTCGCATGGTGTGCAGCAGATCAACTTCATCGTCCGTGAAGTCTCACTGGGCCGCAGCTGCGAGCAGGCTTGTCGCGCCAGCTTGTCGGGGCTCTTGATCCCCGGCACCTTGGCCTTGGCGACAGCTTTTGTGTCCTTCATCACCTTGCTGCTGATTCCGATTCCCATGGTGCGGGAGCTGGCGATTGCCGCCTCGCTGGGGGTGGGCTTCAAGATCATCACCAATCTGGTCATGCTGCCGGTGCTGGCGTCCTTCTTCCAGATGAGCCCCGACTACGCCAACGCCGCCATGAATTTGCGCGAGGCCCGCGCTGTCTGGTTGCGCAAGCTGGCGCGCATTGCGCAGCCGCGCAATGCGGCCATCTGCTTGACGTTGGTGGGCGCGGTGTTTGGCCTGGCGGTTTGGCAAAGCCATGGCCGGGTGGTGGGCACCGTGCTACCTGGCGCGCCCGAGCTGCGCCCGGATGCGCGCTTCAATCTCGACGCGGTGTCGATCGCCAGCAATTACGACACCGGCCTGGACTGGCTGACCATCATCTTCGAGGCCAAGTCCGCTACTGGCGCAGCCGCGCCCGACCCCGGCATCGGCTTTTGCGGCAACGTCAATATCGGCCTGTACCAGGACCGCTTTGTGTGGGCGATGCAGCCGGTGGAGGGGGTGCTGTCGATTGCCGCTTTCTCCGAGCAAATGAAGCAGTACAACCTGGGCTACAACGAGGGCAATCCCAAGATGGAGTCGGTGCCGCTCGATGCCGCCAACTTCGCGGCCTTGGCCACCGAGATCTCGCGCGGTCGCGGCACCATGCGCAAGGATTGCAGCATGACGGCGGTGCATCTGTACCTGAACGATCACAAGGCGGTCACCATCCACCGGGTCATCGATGCCGTCAAGGCCTTCGCCGCCAGCAATACCGAGCCGGGTGTGCAAATTCGCTTGGCCTCAGGCAATGCCGGCGTGCTGGCAGCTGTGAACGAGACGCTGGAGCAGAGCGAGTTGCCCATGCTGCTCTATGTCTACGCCGCCATCGTCGCCTTGGTGTTGCTGACCTACCGTGACTTCCGCGCCGTGCTGGCCTGCTGCCTGCCGCTCACCATTGGCACTTTCATCGGCTACTGGTTCATGAAGGAGCTGCAGATCGGCCTGACGGTGGCCACCTTGCCAGTGATGGTGCTGGCCGTGGGCATCGGTGTTGACTACGCCTTCTACATCTACAACCGCTTGCAGCTGCATCTGTCCCGTGGCCTGGAGATCAGCGCGGCGCTGGAGCAAGCC is a window of Paucibacter sp. KCTC 42545 DNA encoding:
- a CDS encoding efflux RND transporter permease subunit — protein: MTHRYLDRFEALCFGRRKLLMWLLLALTLAMGFFGKQLRMEAGFEKQMPTHHPYVDTFHAYRDDVMGANRLNIVVRAKKGTIWTAAGLSRLYQVSQAVTFLPNVERLGVQSLWTPNSFVNEITEEGFRADPLIDGSITPEALDEAAILKIKAAAIQGGFIGTLVSRGQDSAMVTAELIETDKDGHKLDYVDYNRILEEQIRQRFEDADFSIEIIGFAKQIGEIADAASSVLVYFALAILLTAVAVYWYCRSLLFTLLPILCSFTSLIWQFGALHLLGFGLDPLAVLVPFLVFAIGVSHGVQQINFIVREVSLGRSCEQACRASLSGLLIPGTLALATAFVSFITLLLIPIPMVRELAIAASLGVGFKIITNLVMLPVLASFFQMSPDYANAAMNLREARAVWLRKLARIAQPRNAAICLTLVGAVFGLAVWQSHGRVVGTVLPGAPELRPDARFNLDAVSIASNYDTGLDWLTIIFEAKSATGAAAPDPGIGFCGNVNIGLYQDRFVWAMQPVEGVLSIAAFSEQMKQYNLGYNEGNPKMESVPLDAANFAALATEISRGRGTMRKDCSMTAVHLYLNDHKAVTIHRVIDAVKAFAASNTEPGVQIRLASGNAGVLAAVNETLEQSELPMLLYVYAAIVALVLLTYRDFRAVLACCLPLTIGTFIGYWFMKELQIGLTVATLPVMVLAVGIGVDYAFYIYNRLQLHLSRGLEISAALEQAILEVGTATIFTAVTLAVGVATWSFSELKFQADMGKLLAFMFMVNMVMAMTALPAFAVWLERLFPRTQAARVPGLMQH